Part of the Bacillus sp. N1-1 genome, TAAGAAGTAGTAAAGATGAACCAGGAGGAAAAACATGGATAAAAAATATTTTACTTTAGAGGAAGCGAATAATTTATTACCCATGATTAAAAGAGAGCTCGCCGGATTAAAGCGTTTGAAAGCCCAGTTTAATGAACATTATGATCAAATTGAGCAACACAAAAAAACGCTTCTTTATCGCCATAAAACAAAAGTAGATGAGGATATTCTATTTAAGAAAGAAGCTCGTATGGAGTTTATGGAATTAGAAGCACAAACGTTTATCAATAATATTATGGCCCTCGGTGTTGAAATTAAAGGCGTAGATGAAGGGCTAATTGATTTTCCTGCCGTCATCAATGGAAAGAAAGTGCTACTTTGTTGGAAAGAAGGGGAAAGCGAGGTATCCTTTTTTCATTCTGATTTAGGGGGGTTTAGCCAAAGAGAACCGATTGAAAACATCATTAAAGAAGAAGAGCAGGGCTGAGATCGATCAGTCCTTTTTTGGAACTGAATATAAAATTTCAATTACCGTACTAGTATAGAAAAAGAAATATTGCTCACCTTAAGAAGCAAGGGAGGTGAAGCAATGAAAAATCCAAAGCAAAATCAAAAGCATGAGACAGAATTTGCGAGTGAGCTTGCAGCTGATCAGAACAATAATAAGAAACATAAGAAAAATAAAAAACAGAAAAAGAATGCCTAACAAAAAGAAGCTCTGAATGGAGCTTCTTTTCTTTATGATAGTGGTAGATTAGTTCCCTTCTATCTCTAAAACAGTTAAAATAGAAAGCAGACTAAAGAGAGAAAAGGATGAGTATCATGAGCTTGTTACAGGCTGAATCAATCACCAAGTCATATGGAGAAAAAACATTATTTGATGAAATATCTTTTTCGCTCGAAGATAAGCAAAGAATCGGATTAATCGGTGTCAACGGGACTGGAAAATCATCATTGCTTAAAATCCTTGCGGGACTTGAATCAATGGATAGTGGCAAACTTTATCACGCGAATCAATTTCATGTGGAATATTTACCTCAAGATCCTGTGTTTATAGAGAAGAAGACG contains:
- a CDS encoding DUF2203 domain-containing protein, with product MDKKYFTLEEANNLLPMIKRELAGLKRLKAQFNEHYDQIEQHKKTLLYRHKTKVDEDILFKKEARMEFMELEAQTFINNIMALGVEIKGVDEGLIDFPAVINGKKVLLCWKEGESEVSFFHSDLGGFSQREPIENIIKEEEQG